One segment of Piscirickettsia litoralis DNA contains the following:
- a CDS encoding DNA-packaging protein yields the protein QELEAEILDDTAGALWTRKGLDQQTIKEGPEYFQRIVVAIDPSVTATEESDECGLVVAAIDREGKGYLLEDASDTLPPLEWCELAVSLYKKWNADLIVGEVNNGGDLIESLLRSVDKNIPYKKVHATRGKVIRAEPVANLYTQGKCYHLGAFPTLEDQLCTWTPDDPDSPDRLDALVWAFTELMIDSMDLPKLDGINFKGLAEKSYRKNPFGF from the coding sequence CCAAGAATTAGAAGCTGAGATATTAGACGACACGGCAGGCGCATTATGGACACGTAAGGGATTAGATCAGCAAACGATTAAAGAGGGCCCTGAATACTTTCAGCGCATTGTTGTTGCCATTGACCCGTCTGTCACGGCCACAGAAGAGAGTGACGAGTGCGGTTTAGTTGTTGCTGCGATTGATCGCGAAGGAAAAGGTTATTTGCTTGAAGATGCGAGTGATACGCTGCCACCGCTCGAGTGGTGTGAGTTGGCCGTTTCTTTATATAAGAAGTGGAACGCTGATTTGATTGTTGGTGAGGTTAACAACGGCGGTGATTTAATCGAAAGCCTGTTACGTTCTGTGGATAAGAATATACCGTATAAAAAAGTGCATGCAACACGGGGTAAGGTTATTCGTGCGGAACCTGTCGCAAATCTTTATACACAAGGTAAATGCTATCATCTAGGAGCTTTCCCAACGCTAGAAGATCAGCTTTGTACCTGGACTCCTGATGACCCTGATTCGCCAGATCGATTGGATGCGTTGGTGTGGGCGTTTACTGAGCTAATGATCGATAGCATGGATCTGCCGAAGTTAGACGGGATTAACTTTAAAGGCTTGGCTGAGAAAAGTTATAGGAAGAATCCGTTTGGGTTTTGA